The genomic DNA CTTTAGCAGAGCTTTTACCCTAAGAACGAGCTCTACCGGGTCGAACGGCTTCACCAAATAATCATCCGTTCCAAGCTTAAAACCTTTAATTCGGTCGCCTGTCTCCCCCTTCGCGGTGATCATTAAAATTGGCATGTCCCCTAGTTCGCGGAGCTTCGTACATAAAACCCAGCCATCCAATTTCGGCATCATAATGTCCAAAATGACGAGATCAACTCTATGATTCTCCACATAATCCAGCGCATCAGCTCCGTTGGATTTTTCGACAATATCAAAGCCTTCATCTTCCAGATACAAACGAACCAGCTCACGGATATGAGCTTCATCATCTACCACTAATATCTTTGGCAAATTGAATTCTCCCCTTTATCCTTATGGTCGAACACAATCTAAATTATTACATAACTTTTCCAATAAATTAATCTGATAATTAAAATTCTATACTATTAATCTCATTTCCTATGGATACTATAAATCAACATTATGAACTCAATATGAATTGAATCGCTTTTACCAATGAAAACAAACTAGAGACAGCATTTGACCGATTGTTCTTGTGTTAATTTTGGATTTAGCCTTTTTCATTTTAGCTTTAA from Bacillus methanolicus MGA3 includes the following:
- a CDS encoding response regulator transcription factor is translated as MPKILVVDDEAHIRELVRLYLEDEGFDIVEKSNGADALDYVENHRVDLVILDIMMPKLDGWVLCTKLRELGDMPILMITAKGETGDRIKGFKLGTDDYLVKPFDPVELVLRVKALLKRYRIAASNMIKLGDISLDRKSYQVVYKNGKTITIPMKEFELLFKLGSYAGQLFTRDNLIEQIWGIDYEGDERTVDVHIKRLRERFTEFESDFRIVTIRGLGYRLEVYRD